One segment of Danio aesculapii chromosome 3, fDanAes4.1, whole genome shotgun sequence DNA contains the following:
- the LOC130220754 gene encoding trichohyalin isoform X3: protein MSSTSPLRILLLGKSVSENSRVGNLILGRSAFDSEAPSDVVERVGGRLKHRQVTLINSPQLLHTNISDDQITQTVRECVSLSDPGPHVVLLLLQHQQCSAEDQERVEKLQDSFSERLLQHTLVLSTQEPTEPNQILQKIIQTCSNRHFSLQRSSSADHLLQAFEDIEQSNEGRHLISGDSQCSTVEKRDTQTHSEKLNVLVCGSDGSLKSSISELILQHTHRRSESVRTDVDLHGRLINVLELPALFNTGLSEEEVMRQTLRCVSLCHPGVHAFLFIISDAPLNNEGRAEMEEIQKIFSSRINKHIMILIMQNPEHQTAELNEETQAVIQSFGGRHHYFNPRTQESTLMENIEKMLDENRGGVYSTETFLEVQMEKLVKYEEMKKKMNSLETHVLSQGSRVNTDDELRIVLLGKSGVGKSETGNTILGRKSFTAETSHQPVTKETQRETCEINGRQVTVVDTPGVFDTELTEEEIQREIRHCISMILPGPHVFLLLVPLGRFTKEEETSVKIIQETLGENSLMFTMVLFTRGDSLGNKSISQCLGKPGSPLMNLIEACGHRYHVFNNNQPEERTQVSDLLEKIDNMVKANGGSFYSCKMFREMEREKQEQQMKILMDRVRETEEEVKKLEEEKERMKIMMEEEQQNQEKERKRREEELKREIRDGEKHQREMKEMKRERETFRHEMEEIGREKEKLQIQYETETDRLMKRIETERKKREKEFTEKEEKYKTLIKEKEREMKEEMKREREEMRKEKEKLQVKNETETDRLMNRVEDERQNHEKERKKREEEFNEREEQHKREMKEKEEKMKREREEWEKQRQEEKIRRDEEDDKRREKEQRDRDEFNEKLKEEKDRMKREKEDLQSKHEEKENSMKIQIEQMNGEREELMKRHEEEKERMKMMQGERQNQEKDRKRREEELMKKHEEEKEKMKMMMEEEQDNQKKDRKRREEELMRKQEEEKERMKMMMEEERQNQETEINRREEDFREREERYKRLIKEREQKEKELLEQMKLERTHKPEERLRREEEEKEEEKQESEHKRHQSPVSDQTTAEIRKPNSSMMYQTLQKRRDDDDQDCLNHEHQLLLIGKSGCGKSITGNMIFNASVFESRKSSSSVTRVSQTHTGSVNNRRLTVVDTPDFRFSTHTDFDSNSELKRALQLCAPGAHVILLFLPLSTFTEQEQEFIHWFEQKFGAEALRFTLVLFTHADKPHMRTLGELIRGNTQLSDFINRYGHRYHEFNIKAPANSRQVTELMEKVERLVSENSHYSYTLEMMEEEEKRRKEKEMKEEEEKRREHQITLERVRQETEIQVRREYEEEKQRREEEIRKREEQMALERDRQETDIRVRGECEEKQSRENRDSQHQRATELKQEHGPKNECILN from the exons A TGAGCTCTACTTCTCCTCTGAGGATTCTTCTTCTGGGTAAAAGTGTGTCAGAAAACAGCCGTGTGGGAAACTTGATCTTGGGTCGATCAGCGTTTGACAGTGAAGCTCCTTCAGATGTTGTGGAGAGAGTCGGAGGAAGACTGAAGCACAGACAAGTGACGCTCATCAACAGTCCTCAGCTGCTCCACACAAACATCTCAGATGATCAGATCACACAGACGGTCAGAGAGTGTGTGAGTCTGTCTGATCCAGGACCTCATGTGGTGCTTCTGCTTCTCCAACATCAGCAGTGTTCAGCAGAAGATCAAGAGcgtgtggagaagctgcaggacTCTTTCTCTGAGCGCCTTCTTCAACACACCCTGGTGCTCAGCACACAAGAGCCCACTGAACCCAATCAGATCCTGCAGAAGATCATCCAGACGTGCTCAAACAGACACTTCAGTCTTCAGAGAAGCAGCTCTGCTGATCATCTTCTGCAGGCCTTTGAGGACATCGAGCAGAGCAATGAGGGACGACACCTGATTTCTGGAGACTCACAGTGTTCCACAGTGGAGAAACGGGACACACAGACAC ACTCTGAGAAGCTGAATGTGTTGGTGTGTGGGAGCGACGGCTCACTGAAATCCTCCATCTCAGAGCTGATCCTGCAACACACTCACAGAAGATCAGAGAGTGTGAGGACAGACGTGGATCTTCATGGTCGTCTGATCAATGTGCTGGAGCTTCCAGCTCTGTTCAACACTGGGCTCTCAGAGGAGGAAGTGATGCGTCAGACTCTCCGCTGTGTGTCTCTCTGTCATCCTGGAGTTCATGCTTTCCTCTTCATTATTTCTGACGCTCCACTCAATAATGAAGGCAGAGCAGAAATGGAGGAGATCCAGAAGATCTTCAGCTCCAGAATCAACAAACACATCATGATCCTCATCATGCAGAATCCAGAGCATCAGACAGCAGAACTCAATGAAGAAACACAGGCTGTCATTCAGAGTTTTGGAGGAAGACATCATTACTTTAATCCCAGAACACAAGAGTCCACATTGATGGAGAACATTGAGAAGATGCTGGATGAAAACAGAGGAGGTGTTTACTCCACAGAGACATTTCTAGAGGTGCAGATGGAAAAACTGGTGAAATACGAAGAGATGAAGAAGAAAATGAACTCACTGGAGACACATGTCCTATCACAAG GTTCAAGAGTAAACACAGATGACGAACTGAGGATTGTTCTTCTAGGGAAATCTGGAGTTGGGAAAAGTGAGACTGGAAACACAATCTTAGGAAGAAAGTCTTTTACAGCAGAAACATCTCACCAACCAGTGACTAAAGAGACTCAGAGAGAAACATGTGAAATCAATGGTCGACAGGTTACTGTGGTCGACACTCCAGGAGTGTTTGATACTGAACTCACTGAAGAGGAGATCCAGAGAGAAATCAGACACTGCATCTCCATGATTCTGCCTGGACCACATGTGTTTCTCCTGCTGGTTCCACTGGGGCGATTCACTAAAGAGGAGGAAACATCAGTGAAGATCATCCAGGAGACGTTAGGGGAAAACTCTCTAATGTTCACCATGGTGCTCTTCACCAGAGGAGACTCTCTGGGAAACAAATCTATTAGTCAGTGTTTGGGTAAACCTGGATCTCCTCTGATGAATCTGATTGAAGCTTGTGGACACAGATATCATGTGTTCAACAATAATCAGCCTGAAGAGCGAACACAAGTGTCTGATCTACTGGAGAAGATAGACAACATGGTGAAGGCAAACGGAGGAAGCTTCTACTCATGTAAGATGttcagagagatggagagagagaaacaagAACAGCAGATGAAGATCCTGATGGACAGAGTCAGAGAAACTGAAGAAGAGGTGAAGAAACTagaagaagagaaagagagaatgaaGATTATGATGGAGGAGGAACAACAGAATcaggagaaagagagaaagaggagagaAGAAGAACTGAAGAGAGAAATAAGAGACGGAGAGAAACATCAGAGAGAGATGAAAGAGATGAAGAGAGAACGAGAGACATTTAGACACGAAATGGAGGAAATtgggagagaaaaagagaaactGCAGATCCAATATGAGACAGAAACAGACAGACTGATGAAGAGAATAGAGACTGAGAGGAAGAAAAGAGAAAAGGAGTTTACAGAAAAGGAAGAAAAGTATAAAACACTgataaaagagaaagagagagagatgaaagagGAGATGAAGAGAGAACGAGAGGAAATGAGGAAAGAAAAGGAGAAACTTCAGGTCAAAAATGAGACAGAAACAGACAGACTGATGAACAGAGTAGAAGATGAGAGACAGAATCatgaaaaagagagaaagaaaagagagGAAGAGTTTAATGAAAGAGAAGAACAACATAAAAGAGAAATGAAAGAGAAGGAGGAAAAGATGAAGAGAGAACGAGAGGAATGGGAGAAACAAAGACAAGAAGAAAAGATAAGAAGAGATGAAGAGGATGAtaaaagaagagagaaagagCAGAGAGATCGAGATGAgtttaatgagaaactgaaagAAGAGAAAGACAGAATGAAGAGAGAGAAGGAAGATCTTCAGTCTAAacatgaagaaaaagaaaacagcatGAAGATCCAGATTGAACAAATGAACGGAGAAAGAGAAGAACTGATGAAGAGACAtgaagaagagaaagagagaatgaaGATGATGCAGGGAGAACGACAGAATCaggagaaagacagaaagagaagagaagaagaaCTGATGAAGAAACAtgaagaagagaaagagaaaatgaagatgatgatggaggAAGAACAAGATAATcagaagaaagacagaaagagaagagaagaagaaCTGATGAGGAAACaagaagaagagaaagagagaatgaagatgatgatggaggAAGAACGACAGAATCAGGAGACAGAGATAAATAGGAGAGAAGAAGAtttcagagagagagaagagCGATATAAAAGACTGATTAAAGAGAGAGAGCAGAAGGAGAAGGAACTGCTTGAACAGATGAAGCTGGAGCGAACGCACAAACCAGAGGAACGACTGAGGAGAGAAGAAGAGGAGAAAGAAGAAGAGAAACAGGAATCTGAACACAAGAGACACCAAAGTCCAGTTAGTGATCAGACAACAG CAGAAATAAGAAAACCTAACTCTTCAATGATGTATCAG ACATTACAGAAaaggagagatgatgatgatcaAGATTGTCTTAATCATGAACACCAGCTGTTGTTGATTGGCAAAAGTGGATGTGGGAAAAGCATCACAGGAAACATGATCTTCAATGCTTCAGTGTTTGAGTCCAGGAAAAGCTCTTCATCAGTGACGAGAGTCAGTCAAACACACACTGGATCTGTGAATAACCGCAGACTAACAGTGGTCGATACTCCAGACTTCAGATTCTCCACACACACTGACTTTGACTCAAACTCTGAGCTGAAGAGAGCTCTTCAGTTATGTGCACCAGGAGCTCATGTTATTCTGCTCTTTCTGCCTTTAAGCACCTTCACTGAGCAGGAGCAGGAGTTCATCCACTGGTTTGAGCAGAAGTTTGGTGCAGAAGCTCTCAGATTTACTCTGGTGCTCTTCACTCACGCAGATAAACCACACATGAGGACACTAGGAGAACTGATCAGGGGAAACACCCAATTATCTGATTTCATTAATCGGTATGGTCACAGATATCATGAGTTCAACATTAAAGCTCCAGCAAACAGTCGACAGGTGACTGAACTGATGGAGAAAGTAGAGAGACTGGTGTCTGAGAACTCACACTATTCCTATACACTGGAgatgatggaggaggaggagaagaggagaaAAGAGAAGgagatgaaagaggaggaggagaagaggagagAACATCAGATTACATTAGAGAGAGTCAGACAAGAGACTGAGATACAGGTCAGGAGAGAATATGAGGAGGAAAAACAGAGGAGAGAAGAGGAGATTAGAAAGAGAGAAGAGCAGATGGCATTAGAGAGAGACAGACAAGAGACAGATATACGAGTCAGGGGAGAATGTGAGGAGAAACAGAGCAGAGAGAATAGAGATAGTCAACATCAGAGAGCAACAGAGCTAAAACAAGAACATGGGCcaaaaaatgaatgtattttaaattga
- the LOC130220754 gene encoding GTPase IMAP family member 8 isoform X4: MKRQTSGEADQHEQHNNMEISNVSLEMNREDDQLKTEEREDQHDQQREQSHCSQFCSQEKSEQREREPPDMSSTSPLRILLLGKSVSENSRVGNLILGRSAFDSEAPSDVVERVGGRLKHRQVTLINSPQLLHTNISDDQITQTVRECVSLSDPGPHVVLLLLQHQQCSAEDQERVEKLQDSFSERLLQHTLVLSTQEPTEPNQILQKIIQTCSNRHFSLQRSSSADHLLQAFEDIEQSNEGRHLISGDSQCSTVEKRDTQTHSEKLNVLVCGSDGSLKSSISELILQHTHRRSESVRTDVDLHGRLINVLELPALFNTGLSEEEVMRQTLRCVSLCHPGVHAFLFIISDAPLNNEGRAEMEEIQKIFSSRINKHIMILIMQNPEHQTAELNEETQAVIQSFGGRHHYFNPRTQESTLMENIEKMLDENRGGVYSTETFLEVQMEKLVKYEEMKKKMNSLETHVLSQGSRVNTDDELRIVLLGKSGVGKSETGNTILGRKSFTAETSHQPVTKETQRETCEINGRQVTVVDTPGVFDTELTEEEIQREIRHCISMILPGPHVFLLLVPLGRFTKEEETSVKIIQETLGENSLMFTMVLFTRGDSLGNKSISQCLGKPGSPLMNLIEACGHRYHVFNNNQPEERTQVSDLLEKIDNMVKANGGSFYSCKMFREMEREKQEQQMKILMDRVRETEEEVKKLEEEKERMKIMMEEEQQNQEKERKRREEELKREIRDGEKHQREMKEMKRERETFRHEMEEIGREKEKLQIQYETETDRLMKRIETERKKREKEFTEKEEKYKTLIKEKEREMKEEMKREREEMRKEKEKLQVKNETETDRLMNRVEDERQNHEKERKKREEEFNEREEQHKREMKEKEEKMKREREEWEKQRQEEKIRRDEEDDKRREKEQRDRDEFNEKLKEEKDRMKREKEDLQSKHEEKENSMKIQIEQMNGEREELMKRHEEEKERMKMMQGERQNQEKDRKRREEELMKKHEEEKEKMKMMMEEEQDNQKKDRKRREEELMRKQEEEKERMKMMMEEERQNQETEINRREEDFREREERYKRLIKEREQKEKELLEQMKLERTHKPEERLRREEEEKEEEKQESEHKRHQSPVSDQTTEPDQRIPRQERIDPA; the protein is encoded by the exons ATGAAGAGACAAACATCAGGAGAAGCAGATCAACACGAGCAGCATAATAATATGGAGATCAGTAATGTCAGTTTAGAAATGAACAGAGAGGATGATCAGCTGAAGACTGAAGAAAGAGAAGATCAACATGACCAGCAGAGAGAGCAGAG CCATTGTTCCCAGTTCTGCTCACAAGAGAAGTCagagcaaagagagagagagccacCAGACA TGAGCTCTACTTCTCCTCTGAGGATTCTTCTTCTGGGTAAAAGTGTGTCAGAAAACAGCCGTGTGGGAAACTTGATCTTGGGTCGATCAGCGTTTGACAGTGAAGCTCCTTCAGATGTTGTGGAGAGAGTCGGAGGAAGACTGAAGCACAGACAAGTGACGCTCATCAACAGTCCTCAGCTGCTCCACACAAACATCTCAGATGATCAGATCACACAGACGGTCAGAGAGTGTGTGAGTCTGTCTGATCCAGGACCTCATGTGGTGCTTCTGCTTCTCCAACATCAGCAGTGTTCAGCAGAAGATCAAGAGcgtgtggagaagctgcaggacTCTTTCTCTGAGCGCCTTCTTCAACACACCCTGGTGCTCAGCACACAAGAGCCCACTGAACCCAATCAGATCCTGCAGAAGATCATCCAGACGTGCTCAAACAGACACTTCAGTCTTCAGAGAAGCAGCTCTGCTGATCATCTTCTGCAGGCCTTTGAGGACATCGAGCAGAGCAATGAGGGACGACACCTGATTTCTGGAGACTCACAGTGTTCCACAGTGGAGAAACGGGACACACAGACAC ACTCTGAGAAGCTGAATGTGTTGGTGTGTGGGAGCGACGGCTCACTGAAATCCTCCATCTCAGAGCTGATCCTGCAACACACTCACAGAAGATCAGAGAGTGTGAGGACAGACGTGGATCTTCATGGTCGTCTGATCAATGTGCTGGAGCTTCCAGCTCTGTTCAACACTGGGCTCTCAGAGGAGGAAGTGATGCGTCAGACTCTCCGCTGTGTGTCTCTCTGTCATCCTGGAGTTCATGCTTTCCTCTTCATTATTTCTGACGCTCCACTCAATAATGAAGGCAGAGCAGAAATGGAGGAGATCCAGAAGATCTTCAGCTCCAGAATCAACAAACACATCATGATCCTCATCATGCAGAATCCAGAGCATCAGACAGCAGAACTCAATGAAGAAACACAGGCTGTCATTCAGAGTTTTGGAGGAAGACATCATTACTTTAATCCCAGAACACAAGAGTCCACATTGATGGAGAACATTGAGAAGATGCTGGATGAAAACAGAGGAGGTGTTTACTCCACAGAGACATTTCTAGAGGTGCAGATGGAAAAACTGGTGAAATACGAAGAGATGAAGAAGAAAATGAACTCACTGGAGACACATGTCCTATCACAAG GTTCAAGAGTAAACACAGATGACGAACTGAGGATTGTTCTTCTAGGGAAATCTGGAGTTGGGAAAAGTGAGACTGGAAACACAATCTTAGGAAGAAAGTCTTTTACAGCAGAAACATCTCACCAACCAGTGACTAAAGAGACTCAGAGAGAAACATGTGAAATCAATGGTCGACAGGTTACTGTGGTCGACACTCCAGGAGTGTTTGATACTGAACTCACTGAAGAGGAGATCCAGAGAGAAATCAGACACTGCATCTCCATGATTCTGCCTGGACCACATGTGTTTCTCCTGCTGGTTCCACTGGGGCGATTCACTAAAGAGGAGGAAACATCAGTGAAGATCATCCAGGAGACGTTAGGGGAAAACTCTCTAATGTTCACCATGGTGCTCTTCACCAGAGGAGACTCTCTGGGAAACAAATCTATTAGTCAGTGTTTGGGTAAACCTGGATCTCCTCTGATGAATCTGATTGAAGCTTGTGGACACAGATATCATGTGTTCAACAATAATCAGCCTGAAGAGCGAACACAAGTGTCTGATCTACTGGAGAAGATAGACAACATGGTGAAGGCAAACGGAGGAAGCTTCTACTCATGTAAGATGttcagagagatggagagagagaaacaagAACAGCAGATGAAGATCCTGATGGACAGAGTCAGAGAAACTGAAGAAGAGGTGAAGAAACTagaagaagagaaagagagaatgaaGATTATGATGGAGGAGGAACAACAGAATcaggagaaagagagaaagaggagagaAGAAGAACTGAAGAGAGAAATAAGAGACGGAGAGAAACATCAGAGAGAGATGAAAGAGATGAAGAGAGAACGAGAGACATTTAGACACGAAATGGAGGAAATtgggagagaaaaagagaaactGCAGATCCAATATGAGACAGAAACAGACAGACTGATGAAGAGAATAGAGACTGAGAGGAAGAAAAGAGAAAAGGAGTTTACAGAAAAGGAAGAAAAGTATAAAACACTgataaaagagaaagagagagagatgaaagagGAGATGAAGAGAGAACGAGAGGAAATGAGGAAAGAAAAGGAGAAACTTCAGGTCAAAAATGAGACAGAAACAGACAGACTGATGAACAGAGTAGAAGATGAGAGACAGAATCatgaaaaagagagaaagaaaagagagGAAGAGTTTAATGAAAGAGAAGAACAACATAAAAGAGAAATGAAAGAGAAGGAGGAAAAGATGAAGAGAGAACGAGAGGAATGGGAGAAACAAAGACAAGAAGAAAAGATAAGAAGAGATGAAGAGGATGAtaaaagaagagagaaagagCAGAGAGATCGAGATGAgtttaatgagaaactgaaagAAGAGAAAGACAGAATGAAGAGAGAGAAGGAAGATCTTCAGTCTAAacatgaagaaaaagaaaacagcatGAAGATCCAGATTGAACAAATGAACGGAGAAAGAGAAGAACTGATGAAGAGACAtgaagaagagaaagagagaatgaaGATGATGCAGGGAGAACGACAGAATCaggagaaagacagaaagagaagagaagaagaaCTGATGAAGAAACAtgaagaagagaaagagaaaatgaagatgatgatggaggAAGAACAAGATAATcagaagaaagacagaaagagaagagaagaagaaCTGATGAGGAAACaagaagaagagaaagagagaatgaagatgatgatggaggAAGAACGACAGAATCAGGAGACAGAGATAAATAGGAGAGAAGAAGAtttcagagagagagaagagCGATATAAAAGACTGATTAAAGAGAGAGAGCAGAAGGAGAAGGAACTGCTTGAACAGATGAAGCTGGAGCGAACGCACAAACCAGAGGAACGACTGAGGAGAGAAGAAGAGGAGAAAGAAGAAGAGAAACAGGAATCTGAACACAAGAGACACCAAAGTCCAGTTAGTGATCAGACAACAG AACCGGACCAGAGAATACCCAGGCAAGAGAGAATAGACCCAGcttga